CATCCTCTTTCTCCTGGTTGGAGCTATCATCACCGCCGGAGGAGGGGGAGCACTAGATCTATTTGGCGCATCCCAATCAGATGAGACTAACAGCGACACTGATGAGCCTGCAACGAGCGGAAACCAGCAATCATCAACGTCGGAACCGACTTCGTCGGAGACTGACACACCGACGCCGACAGCGACGCCGACCACGACGCCAACGGCAACACCAACAACGACCACGACAGCGACGCCAACGGCAACACCAACAACAACGGCGACGCCAACATCGACAGCGACGAGGACAGCAGCATCCGGTGGTCTGCGGATCACAGAAAAGACCGATGAGAACGGAAACGGCTACGTTTCCGACTTCAATCTTGAGGTCAACGCGGACACCAGTTCCGCGAACAAACCGTACTTCATTGTCAAGATCAATGGCGAGGTGTACGGCTATTCCAATGAACTCAGGAACACTGCCAATGGTGTCTTCACGATCACTCTCGACGGATCGAAGTTCGAAAAGTATGGTCGCGGACCGCTTCAAGTGTCCGTCGAACTCGCAGAAAAGGATACGGATGGAACAATCAACTCGTGGACTACGACCGTGAACTACGAGCCGGAGTAAGCATATCACATCACAATGAATGAGAAATAATTCCACGACCGTGTCACCTCACTCATTTGATTGTTCGATTCATCCGATCATTTAATTCCCTCGTCCTCGGCCTCCGTCGAAATCCCGAGTTACATTCTACATTAAACCAGCGAAGAAGACTAAGAAATATAAACAATTGTTGATTTGTGTTGATTTGGTATCGATGCTATTGGACGCGACGGTAGCGCTATATACATCCAATACTAACACGGTAAATAAGGATGTTCGACCGGATTCGAGAGGACATAGAGACCGCATTTGCGAGAGACCCGGCAGCCAAGAGCGTTCCCGAGGTTCTCCTCTGCTATCCTGGGCTGCACGCGATCTGGCTCTACCGTATTGCGCACGCTCTTTGGGAAGAGGACTTCTTGCTCGCCGGACGATTCCTCTCACACGTGGCGCGATTTCTCACCGGCGTCGAGATCCACCCTGGTGCCGAGATCGGCGACCGATTTTTCATCGATCACGGTGCTGGCGTCGTGATCGGTGAAACAGCAGAGATCGGCGACGACGTAATGTTATATCATGGTGTCACGCTGGGTGGTGATTCTATCGAACCAGAGAAACGCCATCCGACGCTCAAAGACGACGTGACTATCGGCGCGAATGCGACGCTTCTCGGACCGATCACGATCGGGCGGAAATCAAGTGTCGGATCTGGATCGGTCGTCCTCGAATCCGTTCCCCCGAACTGCACCGTCGTCGGTGTCCCCGCAGAACTCGTCGGCGATTGTGGAACAGACTACCTCGCAGAAGTGAGAGAGGATTTCGGGGAGTAACACTGGCTGATTGTCGGACGGTCTGAGATTATATCCAAACCAAATCCTGCTCTGAGGCAGTTCAGCGCTCTTGATGTGTTATGACCGTTTCTCTCTCTGGGTTGATTGTCACGAGACGTCCTATCGGAAGCGGTGCGATGGGTGTTGTGTGTCCCCAGTCGAGACCGAGAACAACAGGGGCATCGGGATTGTATCGTTCGACTTGTTCGGTGATCGCTTTACGAACACGCTCTCGGTAGGCTTCTCGCGTTTCGAGCGGTGGTTCTTCGAGGAAACTCCGTCCAGGGATACGGCCAACCAGCACGGCTGCAAAGCGCTCGAGCAGTCCCCGTTCACCGAGGCACATGAGCGTTGCTGCGACGTCCACTGGGCTCGGGAGATTTTCTGCAGTTTCGATGGCGAGCACCGCACCGTCGAGCTCGTCCGGTGAAGGGAGATACCGATCGGTTGCGCAGTGCCACTCCACGATGGTTCGGTTGCCACCCCAGAGACGGCCTGTGACGGACCGATCGCTACCTTCCCACCGCCATCCGGGGTTCGATTCGTACGCTGGAGTAAAATCGAGTGCCGCTGGATCGTCCCAATCTGCCGGCTCGTCCGTCCATTCTGGTGCCGGTTCGAACGCGCCAATGACATCCTCGAAGAACGCCCGTCGACAGTAACGCTCCGTGTACGCTGGCAGTTCGCCGGGAACAGCGAGCTCGTTCATCAACTGCGCACCGTTGTACGAGACAATCCCACAGTTCCAGAGGACGAGCGAGAGATTTGAGTTGTCACTCATTCCGTAGAATCGTGTTGGGTGTTCACAGAAGACTGTTGAGTCGAGATAGTCGAGTACTTGTAGCTGATCCCATCCACCGATCGTTGCGAAGATCCCCGTTATCTCGGGATCTTCGAATGCCGAGTGAATGTCCACAGCACGCGCTCGTGGATTGTCGGCGAGAAACGCATCGCTCTGGCGAGCCGTCGGATACACGATGGGGTTGAGGTCGAACACCGTTCGGAGCCGATCGAGAGCGAGTTCAAGAACGTGAGGTGCATTCCGTGCTCCGCCACTCGATGGTGCGATAACTGCGACACTATCACCAGGCGTCATGGCAGGAGGTGTGCAGAACGACATAGCTACGGTTAGGAGTCACTATGTTGAGAAAAGCGTTGTCGACGAGAGAAGCATCATAACGTATATCATGATCGCTCGTTCTGTTTGTGTTATTCCTCGCTCAGTGAGGTTGTAGATGTAGACCGCGGTGTGGATTGTGCGTTATCGCGTCGACAGTTCTCTATTTCGCGCCGCCCCCTGAATCAG
The nucleotide sequence above comes from Halocatena marina. Encoded proteins:
- a CDS encoding S66 peptidase family protein, with the protein product MSFCTPPAMTPGDSVAVIAPSSGGARNAPHVLELALDRLRTVFDLNPIVYPTARQSDAFLADNPRARAVDIHSAFEDPEITGIFATIGGWDQLQVLDYLDSTVFCEHPTRFYGMSDNSNLSLVLWNCGIVSYNGAQLMNELAVPGELPAYTERYCRRAFFEDVIGAFEPAPEWTDEPADWDDPAALDFTPAYESNPGWRWEGSDRSVTGRLWGGNRTIVEWHCATDRYLPSPDELDGAVLAIETAENLPSPVDVAATLMCLGERGLLERFAAVLVGRIPGRSFLEEPPLETREAYRERVRKAITEQVERYNPDAPVVLGLDWGHTTPIAPLPIGRLVTINPERETVITHQER
- the cysE gene encoding serine O-acetyltransferase, which encodes MFDRIREDIETAFARDPAAKSVPEVLLCYPGLHAIWLYRIAHALWEEDFLLAGRFLSHVARFLTGVEIHPGAEIGDRFFIDHGAGVVIGETAEIGDDVMLYHGVTLGGDSIEPEKRHPTLKDDVTIGANATLLGPITIGRKSSVGSGSVVLESVPPNCTVVGVPAELVGDCGTDYLAEVREDFGE